The uncultured Cohaesibacter sp. region CGCACGTGCTCCATCTGGCAAATCTCCGACAGCATCAGAAACCCTGTGACGCAGCTTGTCCCAGATCTGAGGTAGCGCGTCTGGACCGAATTCCATGCGGATATTGACCGTAATGCGGCTGAGGCCGGGAGAATTTGACGATGTGATATAGTCGATTTCCGACATTTGCTGAATGGCAGATTCCAAAGGCTCGGAAACTTCTCTTGATACGTCTTCGGCCGAAGCCCCCGGATACTGGGTGATGACTACGGCCGTCTTGATGGAGAAGGCTGGATCTTCAAGTCTACCCATGGAAACGAATCCCCAGAAGCCACCAATCAGGCAACCTAGAATGAGGATCCAGGTCAGCAGCGCCTTGTCTATGGACGCACGGGCGATAGACAAGGGTGTGCTGGATGGAGACGCGTTGGAAGAGGCAGTGCTGGGCATGGACTAGTCTCCAATTCCTTCAAAACGGCGAACAGTCTGTCCCTCTGTTAGAAGAGTTGCGCCGGTTGCAACGATTTCTGTTCCAGCTTTCAAGCCACTTTTCTGAATGATGGACGCATCTTCGCCGATTTTTATGGATACTGGCTCGCGCGAGACCGTTCCCTGGTTCTTGTCATCAGGGGATGGATGAAAGACCAATACCCCGGGGTTGCCCGCCGCATCATAAACCAATGCCGTTTTGGGTAGCAGAATACGCGTTGGTTTGCTGGCTGTAGACTTGACGGTGACCGATACAGAAGAGCCAGGGAATATGCGATGGTCTTTCGGTGTATCGGTCAGAGCAAGGGTCAGACGATATGTTTGAGTGATACTGCCGGCATCCGTCTCGAATTCGCGAATTTCAAGTGGATAGCTAGTCTCAATGCCGGGAAAAGAAGCGCTGAAAGCAACTGAACCATTGGTTGAGCGCTGAGCCAAAATTTCTGGTATTTCGATATCCACGTGCAATTCAGAAACATCTTGCAACCGCACCACGGCCGTTCCGGCAGAAACCGTTGTGTAATTTGCCACTTCACGCCGAGCAACAAGTGCGTCAAACGGAGCGGTGAGCGATGCATCCTGGCGTTCATCACGAGCACGGTCCAGCGCTATTTGGGCAAGGGCATAGGCGGTCTGGGCATCTTCCACCTGAGTGCGGGAAATGCTGGTTCCTTGCAGTTTTTCATAGCGCCTCAACTCCCGCTCTGCTTTTTGCAGATTTATCTGGGCTTCTTTTAGCACCCGGTCGAAATTTTCCAGATCGAGTTGAGCGACCAGATCACCTTTGTTCAGGCGAGATCCTTCCTTGATCGGAAAGTTGACGATCTGGCCCCCAACCTGAAAAGCAAGGTCTACGGTTTCGCGTGCCCTGATCTGTCCAAAGAAGCGACGTTGTACAGTTTCTTTAGCCGGTTCCAGCAACAGTAATTTGACCGGTCGTGGTTCGCTGGCTGCCAGGGCTCCCTGACCGATTAGCAATCCGGCGATGAGCGGCAAGAGATAGTGCTTCTTCATTAGATAGGTCCTCGCGCTTTTTCAAAAAACCGATTAGAAAGTCAGTTCAGAAAATATATTTGCGATTTGTTGAGGGGTGATGGCGTCGGGCTTCTGCATCCATAACCGAATGATGCCAAGAGTTGCTCCGGTAAAATAGTGGGCCACGATTAAGCGTTTCTCGGGTGGCATTTGCGCAATGTCTTTTTCCACACTCTGTTCAATTAGTTTGAGCACCAGACGACTAAAGCGTCGTTCGGGGAGAACGACCGGCATCGTGCTAAAAAGGGCCTGCATACGAGGGTCTTCCCGATCAAGGTTTTCAAGCAA contains the following coding sequences:
- a CDS encoding efflux RND transporter periplasmic adaptor subunit, whose amino-acid sequence is MKKHYLLPLIAGLLIGQGALAASEPRPVKLLLLEPAKETVQRRFFGQIRARETVDLAFQVGGQIVNFPIKEGSRLNKGDLVAQLDLENFDRVLKEAQINLQKAERELRRYEKLQGTSISRTQVEDAQTAYALAQIALDRARDERQDASLTAPFDALVARREVANYTTVSAGTAVVRLQDVSELHVDIEIPEILAQRSTNGSVAFSASFPGIETSYPLEIREFETDAGSITQTYRLTLALTDTPKDHRIFPGSSVSVTVKSTASKPTRILLPKTALVYDAAGNPGVLVFHPSPDDKNQGTVSREPVSIKIGEDASIIQKSGLKAGTEIVATGATLLTEGQTVRRFEGIGD
- a CDS encoding TetR-like C-terminal domain-containing protein, which codes for MDKRKLKSRTRMQSALKALLTEHDLRSISIGDLCKEAKVTRPTFYANYRDLADMLDQYLEEILEELEALHNDLNEQFTPCSQQERTTRLIQILLENLDREDPRMQALFSTMPVVLPERRFSRLVLKLIEQSVEKDIAQMPPEKRLIVAHYFTGATLGIIRLWMQKPDAITPQQIANIFSELTF